One region of Natronorubrum aibiense genomic DNA includes:
- a CDS encoding uS10/mL48 family ribosomal protein — MTFVTRLTLQSGDRAALDGIVDDIKATAERKGAALKGPHSHPPEKLSVPQRCRLHADDDRQFSSWRYTVFTRELEIHGHDSLARNIAEQNFPDSVHIEAEVEQIRGVGRGN; from the coding sequence ATGACCTTCGTTACCCGCCTCACGCTCCAGAGCGGCGATCGCGCCGCGCTGGATGGGATCGTCGACGACATCAAAGCCACCGCCGAACGAAAGGGCGCCGCACTGAAAGGCCCCCACTCGCATCCACCCGAGAAACTCTCCGTGCCCCAACGGTGTCGGCTCCACGCCGACGACGATCGGCAGTTTTCCTCCTGGCGGTACACGGTGTTTACCCGCGAACTCGAGATTCACGGCCACGATAGCCTCGCGCGCAATATCGCCGAGCAGAACTTTCCTGATTCGGTCCATATCGAGGCCGAAGTCGAACAGATCCGCGGCGTCGGCCGCGGTAACTGA
- a CDS encoding bis(5'-nucleosyl)-tetraphosphatase — protein sequence MAVEATSAGAILFRDTRGRREYLLLKSRPGDWEFPKGGVEGDEELQQTAIREVKEEAGIEQFRLLDGFREDYNYVFEANGTTIHKTVHLFIAKSFEASAELSNEHRDLQWRDYEQAVNTVTQDGPREILEQAHEFLDDREEDEE from the coding sequence ATGGCAGTTGAAGCTACGAGCGCAGGCGCGATCCTCTTCCGCGATACGCGGGGCCGGCGCGAGTATCTTCTACTCAAGAGCCGCCCAGGCGATTGGGAGTTTCCCAAGGGCGGTGTCGAAGGAGATGAAGAGCTACAGCAGACGGCGATCCGCGAAGTAAAGGAAGAGGCAGGTATCGAGCAGTTCCGGCTTCTCGACGGCTTTCGTGAGGACTACAACTACGTCTTCGAGGCGAACGGCACGACGATCCACAAGACCGTTCACCTCTTTATTGCGAAATCGTTCGAGGCCAGTGCGGAGCTATCAAACGAACATCGGGACCTTCAGTGGCGCGACTACGAGCAGGCAGTCAACACCGTCACACAGGATGGGCCACGCGAAATCTTAGAGCAGGCCCACGAGTTCCTCGACGACCGCGAGGAAGACGAGGAGTAG
- a CDS encoding DUF5787 family protein, with protein MDRALSEFEFELRCCRWAERAWPPTESASGNHAIVARQLGTKRRRWDTIVLECDPEALRERAKFGRERLDSDLLHLVRNAPDDWTYYRDCLPEPGYPWRYVREAIHRADDRGILETRKRGNRVQIRRKWPYPDWLNRIVAIENKPDLNASAARALGSQLEYDVAVSLADEVWVATRATGDSVEPALFEDLPVEAGILTLEPDTLAAEVAWYPRTLAVDEPGTRILERPDGGERDGSAARFEYVEPASKAEKRLAIAERAYERGWRSFVETMRPDCRHFELRARDGTQLQPHCAAKEGCQTAAACSSRCADFEPEPPGWRTRGWPIEGGPGKRCQQLLADRRRRRRPGI; from the coding sequence GTGGACCGCGCACTGAGCGAGTTCGAGTTCGAACTCCGGTGTTGTCGCTGGGCCGAACGGGCCTGGCCGCCGACCGAGTCGGCCAGTGGCAACCACGCGATTGTCGCCCGTCAACTCGGCACCAAACGCCGCCGCTGGGACACGATCGTCCTCGAGTGCGATCCCGAGGCTCTCCGCGAGCGCGCGAAGTTCGGCCGCGAACGACTCGATAGCGATCTCTTGCATCTCGTCCGCAACGCGCCTGACGACTGGACCTACTATCGCGACTGTCTCCCCGAGCCCGGCTACCCGTGGCGCTACGTCCGCGAGGCGATTCATCGGGCCGACGATCGCGGCATTCTCGAGACCCGAAAGCGCGGGAATCGCGTTCAGATTCGCCGGAAATGGCCCTATCCCGACTGGCTCAACCGGATCGTCGCGATCGAGAACAAACCCGACCTCAACGCCAGCGCGGCCCGCGCGCTCGGCTCGCAACTCGAGTACGACGTCGCCGTCTCGCTAGCTGATGAGGTCTGGGTCGCGACGCGGGCGACGGGCGACAGCGTCGAACCCGCGCTGTTCGAGGACCTGCCGGTCGAAGCGGGTATTCTCACGCTCGAGCCCGACACGCTCGCCGCCGAGGTCGCGTGGTATCCCCGAACGCTCGCCGTCGACGAGCCCGGCACGCGCATCCTCGAGCGACCGGACGGCGGCGAGCGGGACGGCTCGGCGGCCCGTTTCGAGTACGTCGAGCCCGCGTCGAAGGCCGAAAAACGCCTCGCGATCGCCGAACGCGCCTACGAACGCGGCTGGCGCTCGTTCGTCGAGACGATGCGCCCCGACTGTCGACACTTCGAGTTGCGCGCTCGAGACGGCACGCAACTCCAGCCGCACTGTGCAGCGAAAGAAGGCTGTCAGACGGCTGCAGCGTGCTCCAGCCGCTGTGCCGACTTCGAACCGGAGCCGCCGGGCTGGCGGACGCGAGGCTGGCCGATCGAGGGTGGCCCCGGGAAGCGCTGTCAGCAGTTACTCGCGGATCGGCGCCGGCGCCGTCGACCGGGGATATAG
- a CDS encoding DUF5797 family protein: MTLSEEATDRLADVVELQPTKNAELQERWGMESGSEVHQYLENELGDYYFRDDNSLIRATSEAADLVDVEPGIESDPEDEGPPSKIRVPELQSQIVSVLAGPDEESESVVSVLHKLRDEFDVDPEAEDVRSGLQSLRRKDVVEVVYRTVPTFRLAVDREDLEVAVSD, from the coding sequence ATGACGCTCTCGGAGGAGGCCACAGACCGATTGGCAGACGTGGTGGAGCTACAGCCGACGAAGAACGCAGAGCTACAGGAGCGGTGGGGGATGGAAAGCGGCAGTGAGGTCCACCAGTATCTGGAGAACGAACTCGGCGACTACTACTTTCGCGACGACAACAGCTTGATTCGGGCGACGAGCGAGGCGGCCGACCTCGTCGACGTCGAACCCGGTATCGAGAGCGATCCCGAGGACGAGGGTCCGCCCTCCAAGATCCGCGTCCCGGAGCTCCAGTCCCAGATCGTGTCGGTGCTGGCCGGCCCCGACGAGGAGTCCGAGAGCGTCGTGTCGGTCCTGCACAAACTCCGCGACGAGTTCGACGTCGACCCCGAGGCCGAAGACGTCCGTTCGGGACTGCAGAGCCTTCGGCGCAAGGACGTCGTCGAAGTCGTCTACCGAACGGTCCCCACGTTCCGACTGGCCGTCGACCGCGAAGACCTCGAGGTCGCAGTCTCCGACTGA
- a CDS encoding MFS transporter, translating to MQTFVRRLLDQFAVDRRVLALAFARMADGIGNSFLIIVIPLYVASGTVGGRTFGLEESMLIGIILSLFGFLNSSFQPATGRLSDRFGRRKPFILIGLAGLAVTNVAYVFAETYLSLVVIRGLQGVSVAFIIPASIALVNELATTQDRGGNMGVYNTFRLVGFGAGPIVAGAVVNLGPYALPVGPTIGGFDAAFAIAAITAVTSYLLVTVLITDPEATRANAGADLSIPIRDRSGSNLLDPIFTLGVASLFMATAIALFATIQPQVNARLEQGSTWFGLQFAAFILAQIILQTPIGRACDRYGRRPFILGGMLLLAPATLVQGFITTSELMFVARLLQGVAGAMVFAPSLALAGDLAGEGESGSKLSVLTMAFGFGIAIGPLSSGALIGYGFAAPFVFGSTLAVLGAALVSTQVEETLETTRPIPVVGDD from the coding sequence ATGCAGACGTTCGTCCGGCGACTTCTCGACCAGTTTGCTGTCGACCGCCGGGTCCTCGCGCTGGCGTTTGCTCGCATGGCTGATGGGATCGGCAACTCGTTTCTGATCATCGTCATCCCGCTGTACGTGGCAAGCGGCACCGTCGGCGGGCGAACGTTCGGCCTCGAAGAGTCGATGCTCATCGGGATCATCCTCTCGCTGTTCGGGTTTCTCAACAGCAGTTTCCAGCCGGCGACGGGCCGGCTTTCGGACCGATTCGGCAGGCGCAAACCGTTCATCCTGATCGGCCTCGCCGGGCTGGCAGTCACGAACGTGGCGTACGTCTTCGCGGAGACGTACCTCTCGCTGGTCGTTATCCGGGGCCTGCAGGGCGTCAGTGTCGCGTTCATTATCCCGGCATCGATCGCACTAGTCAACGAACTCGCGACGACGCAGGATCGTGGCGGCAACATGGGTGTCTACAACACGTTTCGGCTGGTCGGCTTCGGTGCCGGGCCGATCGTCGCCGGTGCGGTCGTCAACCTCGGCCCCTACGCGCTGCCCGTTGGCCCGACGATCGGCGGGTTCGATGCTGCATTCGCGATCGCCGCGATCACCGCCGTGACCAGCTATCTGCTCGTGACCGTTCTCATCACCGACCCCGAGGCGACGCGGGCGAACGCCGGGGCCGACCTCTCGATCCCGATCCGCGATCGATCCGGGTCGAACCTGCTCGATCCGATCTTCACGCTCGGCGTCGCCTCGCTGTTTATGGCGACGGCGATCGCGTTGTTCGCGACGATTCAACCGCAGGTCAACGCCAGACTCGAGCAGGGCTCGACTTGGTTCGGCCTCCAGTTTGCGGCCTTTATTCTCGCCCAGATCATCCTCCAGACCCCGATCGGCCGGGCCTGCGATCGCTACGGCAGGCGGCCCTTCATCCTCGGCGGGATGCTGTTGCTCGCGCCGGCGACGCTCGTTCAGGGGTTCATCACGACCTCTGAGCTGATGTTCGTCGCCCGACTCCTGCAGGGTGTCGCCGGAGCGATGGTGTTCGCACCGTCGCTCGCGCTCGCTGGCGACCTCGCGGGCGAGGGCGAATCCGGCTCGAAGCTGTCGGTGCTCACGATGGCCTTTGGCTTCGGAATCGCGATCGGCCCGCTTTCCTCGGGCGCGCTGATCGGCTACGGCTTTGCGGCCCCCTTCGTCTTCGGTTCGACGCTCGCCGTCCTCGGAGCCGCCCTCGTCTCCACGCAGGTCGAAGAGACGCTCGAGACGACACGCCCGATCCCGGTCGTCGGCGACGATTGA
- a CDS encoding phosphate signaling complex PhoU family protein produces the protein METRKVQRLGPSTLAMTLPAEWASEHGVEKGDEVSLRTSGKGTLTVMPESANTEETEAIIHADDLDADAVERAIVAQYVLGRRVIRIDTEDGALESEHINAVYQAETQLMGLGVIEETPESISIRCSVDPEDFTLDNLLERLERTGQTMRGEGIKALAHGNPDLAQRALNRERQANKIFVLLLRLIFTAYQNPNLARAVGLNTGFPLIGYRSIAKNLELTADNGEDIADIVIETEGHSLNVDSSVMRDIRELNEQVDEITSMAVEAAVERDYDKSNEVRQRFHEISNREKEILNELPEMSNEDLLRVREVLVSLQQTAQYAMRNAEIAANLALNEESEHTTIN, from the coding sequence ATGGAAACGCGGAAAGTGCAACGATTGGGTCCGTCGACGCTTGCGATGACCCTCCCCGCCGAGTGGGCGTCTGAACACGGTGTCGAGAAAGGTGACGAAGTTTCCCTGCGAACCAGCGGCAAGGGAACGCTGACCGTCATGCCCGAGTCGGCCAACACCGAGGAGACGGAAGCGATCATCCACGCCGACGATCTGGATGCCGACGCCGTCGAGCGAGCGATCGTCGCCCAGTACGTACTGGGTCGGCGTGTCATCCGCATCGATACCGAAGACGGCGCACTCGAGTCCGAACACATCAACGCGGTCTATCAGGCCGAAACGCAGCTGATGGGACTTGGCGTCATCGAGGAAACTCCCGAGAGCATCTCGATTCGCTGCTCGGTCGATCCGGAGGACTTCACGCTCGACAACCTCTTAGAGCGTCTCGAGCGAACGGGACAGACGATGCGCGGCGAAGGGATCAAGGCGCTGGCCCACGGCAACCCCGATCTGGCCCAGCGCGCCCTCAACCGGGAGCGGCAGGCGAACAAGATCTTCGTGCTCCTGTTGCGCCTGATCTTTACCGCCTACCAGAACCCGAACCTCGCGCGTGCGGTCGGTCTCAATACCGGCTTCCCACTGATCGGCTACCGCTCGATCGCGAAGAACCTCGAGCTGACGGCGGACAACGGAGAGGACATCGCCGACATCGTCATCGAGACCGAAGGCCACAGCCTGAACGTCGACAGTTCGGTGATGCGCGACATCCGCGAACTCAACGAACAGGTCGACGAGATCACCTCCATGGCGGTCGAGGCGGCCGTCGAGCGTGATTACGACAAGTCCAACGAGGTTCGACAGCGCTTCCACGAGATCTCCAACCGCGAGAAAGAGATCCTCAACGAACTGCCGGAGATGTCCAACGAGGACCTGCTGCGGGTTCGTGAGGTGCTCGTCAGCCTCCAGCAAACAGCCCAGTACGCGATGCGAAACGCCGAAATCGCGGCGAACCTCGCGTTGAACGAGGAGTCCGAACACACGACGATCAACTGA
- a CDS encoding ATP-NAD kinase family protein has translation MESLGVVVNPIAGMGGRVGLKGTDGKLEEARELGAEPRAPDRAREALAALHRRKPDLTVYTAAGVLGENAVREAGYEPIVVYEPTRGDETDAAQSDAADSAYPNAPADAETTAADTRGAVRAFLEHEVELVCFVGGDGTAVDVASVLEGAETPMLGVPAGVKIYSSVFAVTPADAGRIVAEFDRVTAREVNDIDEAAYREGEVRTELKAVVPVPVAPDIQSGKQVASGSVDALAAGVAREIDPERTYVFGPGGTVGAIESELGIEPSPLGVDVWRDGEILAKDASESEILEVLEEPVTIVVSPIGGQGFIFGRGNHQISPAVIDRTDEIEIVASGEKLDGIDALRVDTDDPAVDERLRGWTQVRTGRFTTRLVKVI, from the coding sequence ATGGAGTCTCTGGGTGTCGTCGTCAACCCGATTGCGGGCATGGGCGGTCGGGTCGGGCTGAAAGGAACCGATGGCAAACTCGAGGAAGCGCGCGAACTCGGAGCCGAACCGCGAGCCCCCGATCGGGCCCGCGAAGCGCTCGCAGCATTGCATCGACGGAAGCCCGACCTGACAGTCTACACGGCCGCGGGCGTGCTGGGTGAAAACGCGGTCCGCGAGGCCGGCTACGAGCCGATCGTCGTCTACGAGCCTACGAGAGGTGACGAGACGGACGCAGCACAGTCCGACGCCGCCGACAGCGCCTATCCGAACGCGCCCGCCGACGCCGAGACGACCGCCGCCGACACGCGTGGGGCCGTTCGGGCCTTTCTCGAGCACGAGGTCGAGCTGGTCTGTTTCGTCGGCGGCGACGGCACCGCAGTCGACGTCGCGTCGGTACTCGAGGGGGCCGAGACACCGATGCTCGGCGTCCCGGCGGGCGTCAAGATTTACTCGTCGGTGTTCGCCGTGACGCCGGCCGACGCCGGCCGGATCGTCGCCGAGTTCGACCGCGTCACAGCCCGCGAAGTGAACGACATCGACGAAGCAGCCTACCGAGAGGGCGAGGTCCGAACGGAACTCAAGGCCGTCGTCCCGGTACCCGTTGCACCCGATATTCAGTCGGGCAAGCAGGTCGCAAGCGGCAGCGTCGATGCGCTGGCGGCGGGCGTCGCCCGCGAGATCGACCCGGAGCGGACCTACGTCTTCGGTCCCGGCGGGACCGTCGGGGCGATCGAGTCCGAACTCGGTATCGAGCCCTCACCGCTCGGCGTCGACGTCTGGCGCGATGGGGAGATACTCGCCAAAGACGCGTCTGAGAGCGAGATCCTCGAGGTCCTCGAGGAACCGGTGACGATCGTGGTCTCGCCGATCGGCGGTCAGGGATTCATCTTCGGACGGGGGAACCACCAGATTTCACCCGCCGTGATCGACCGCACCGACGAGATCGAAATCGTCGCCTCGGGGGAGAAACTCGACGGAATCGACGCCCTGCGCGTGGATACCGACGACCCAGCGGTCGACGAGCGGCTTCGGGGCTGGACGCAGGTTCGGACAGGCCGGTTTACGACCCGCCTCGTCAAGGTTATATAA
- a CDS encoding competence/damage-inducible protein A: MNVAIVTVGDELLAGRTTNTNATWLSEQLTERGVAIERVTTVPDRIGDIARVVNEYRAEYDAVIVTGGLGPTHDDVTMAGVAAALGRSLEEDADALAWLEANGYSRAELTEGTAELPAGARPLHNDAGVAPGAALESVYVLPGVPLEMKAMFESIADEFSGTKTYRTVVVADEPESALLDRIATVRDRFEVSVGSYPGESVRLALEGTDEETVSAAATWLRERVDTVE; this comes from the coding sequence ATGAACGTTGCAATCGTCACCGTCGGTGACGAACTGCTCGCCGGTCGAACGACGAACACCAACGCTACGTGGCTCTCCGAGCAGTTGACCGAGCGCGGAGTCGCCATCGAGCGTGTGACTACCGTCCCGGATCGGATCGGCGACATCGCCCGCGTCGTCAACGAGTACCGCGCCGAGTACGACGCCGTCATCGTCACCGGCGGTCTCGGCCCGACCCACGACGACGTCACGATGGCAGGCGTCGCCGCCGCGCTGGGTCGCTCACTCGAGGAAGACGCGGACGCGCTCGCCTGGCTCGAGGCGAACGGCTACTCGCGGGCCGAACTGACGGAGGGGACGGCCGAGCTGCCGGCCGGTGCCCGTCCGCTCCACAACGACGCCGGCGTCGCGCCCGGCGCCGCTCTCGAGAGCGTTTACGTCCTCCCCGGCGTCCCCTTGGAGATGAAGGCGATGTTCGAGTCGATCGCGGACGAGTTTTCGGGGACGAAGACGTATCGAACGGTCGTCGTCGCCGACGAGCCGGAAAGCGCGCTGCTCGACCGCATCGCGACGGTGCGCGACCGCTTCGAGGTCTCCGTCGGCAGCTACCCCGGCGAGTCGGTTCGACTCGCACTCGAGGGGACGGACGAAGAAACCGTGTCGGCGGCGGCGACGTGGCTCCGCGAGCGAGTCGACACTGTCGAGTAA
- a CDS encoding winged helix-turn-helix domain-containing protein: MSQSRTKRAESESTAILSALGSKYSAEILCAAGTPKSAQALSDDIEIPIATCYRRIQDLVEAGLLTCEGRQLSEEGRRTNIYRRTLDEIEIDFSDDQPSFSRKRRTEAKNRLRDQLED; encoded by the coding sequence ATGTCTCAGAGTCGGACAAAACGAGCCGAGTCGGAATCAACTGCAATTCTCTCAGCACTGGGGAGCAAGTACAGTGCGGAGATTCTCTGTGCGGCAGGCACGCCGAAATCAGCCCAGGCGCTGAGCGACGATATCGAGATCCCGATCGCGACCTGCTATCGCCGCATTCAGGACCTCGTCGAGGCCGGACTGTTGACCTGTGAGGGACGACAACTCTCCGAGGAAGGACGACGAACGAACATCTACCGACGAACGCTCGATGAGATCGAGATCGACTTCTCCGACGACCAACCGTCGTTTTCGCGCAAACGCCGAACGGAAGCCAAAAACCGGCTTCGGGATCAACTCGAGGACTGA
- a CDS encoding 6-pyruvoyl trahydropterin synthase family protein: MTERAATAERSAAVADGSGDAIIGTERVLHVGRDRPIRISAGHRLLHHDGKCSRPHGHNYEISVRVTGELTDEGWIADKGDITAVIDEWDHMFLVEAGDPLIDAFEAAGDDDALVVLEQPPTAEVMSVFLERKLEAALPDTVSHVAVQVNETSELCGGGQF; this comes from the coding sequence ATGACTGAACGAGCAGCGACCGCCGAGCGTTCGGCCGCAGTCGCCGACGGCAGCGGCGATGCAATCATCGGAACCGAGCGTGTCCTCCACGTTGGCCGCGACCGCCCGATCAGGATCAGCGCCGGGCATCGGCTCCTCCATCACGACGGGAAGTGTTCGCGACCGCACGGGCACAACTACGAAATCTCCGTCCGCGTAACGGGTGAACTGACCGATGAGGGCTGGATCGCCGACAAAGGCGATATTACCGCAGTGATCGACGAGTGGGATCACATGTTCCTGGTCGAGGCGGGCGACCCCCTGATCGACGCCTTCGAAGCCGCGGGTGACGACGACGCGCTCGTCGTCCTCGAGCAGCCGCCGACGGCGGAGGTGATGAGCGTCTTCCTAGAACGCAAACTCGAGGCAGCGTTGCCCGACACCGTCTCCCACGTCGCCGTACAGGTCAACGAGACGAGCGAACTCTGTGGCGGCGGCCAGTTCTGA
- a CDS encoding 7-carboxy-7-deazaguanine synthase QueE yields the protein MPVSDSIDRDGVAGDDQPADGLPINELFYSLQGEGTLAGVPSVFVRTSGCNLRCWFCDSYHTSWEPTHAWLGVEEILAEIESYENADHVVLTGGEPLLHETSVDLLEALAERGYHTTVETNGTIYRDAPIDLASISPKLESSTPTPERDPKGDGEWEDRHERDRIDLEALARLVEDSDFQLKFVVTDEGDLPEILALLEDLREVAAVPIRDDNVLLMPEGATRDRLEETRADVAQLAMDHGFRYTPRLHVDLWNDAPET from the coding sequence ATGCCGGTTTCCGACTCGATCGATCGGGACGGGGTGGCTGGAGACGACCAGCCAGCCGACGGCCTCCCGATCAACGAACTGTTCTACTCGCTCCAGGGCGAAGGAACGCTTGCCGGCGTCCCCTCCGTGTTCGTCCGCACGAGCGGCTGTAACCTCCGCTGTTGGTTCTGTGACTCCTATCACACCTCCTGGGAACCCACCCACGCCTGGCTGGGCGTCGAGGAGATCCTCGCGGAGATCGAATCCTACGAGAACGCCGACCACGTCGTCCTCACCGGCGGCGAACCGCTGCTCCACGAAACGAGCGTCGACCTCCTCGAGGCGCTCGCCGAACGCGGCTACCACACCACCGTCGAGACCAACGGAACGATCTACCGCGACGCGCCGATCGACCTCGCTTCGATCAGCCCGAAACTCGAGAGCAGCACGCCCACGCCCGAGCGCGATCCCAAAGGCGACGGGGAGTGGGAAGACCGCCACGAGCGCGACCGGATCGACCTCGAGGCGCTGGCCCGCCTCGTCGAAGACTCCGACTTCCAGCTCAAATTCGTCGTCACCGACGAGGGCGACCTGCCCGAAATTCTCGCGCTGCTCGAGGACCTTCGAGAGGTCGCTGCCGTCCCGATTCGGGACGATAACGTCCTCCTCATGCCCGAAGGGGCGACGCGGGACCGACTTGAGGAGACCCGCGCCGACGTCGCACAGCTAGCCATGGACCACGGATTCCGGTACACGCCCCGGCTGCACGTCGACCTCTGGAACGACGCGCCCGAAACCTAG
- the queC gene encoding 7-cyano-7-deazaguanine synthase QueC → MTDDTTPTTDESTTKRAVVLLSGGMDSATAAYEARDRGYEIYALHTSYGQRTEDRELECARRLADELDAADFLRIETGHLAAIGASSLTDDDLDVADADMDSDEIPTSYVPFRNANLLAMAVSYAEANDCDAVFIGAHSEDFSGYPDCRPAFFEAFEQVVDVGTKPDTEISIEAPFVEWSKTDIAERGVDLEVPYEHTWSCYRENEPACGTCDACAFRLQAFQNIGVRDPIAYAERPSYVDD, encoded by the coding sequence ATGACCGACGATACGACTCCTACGACCGACGAATCGACCACCAAACGCGCCGTCGTCCTCCTCTCGGGCGGCATGGACAGCGCCACCGCCGCTTACGAGGCCCGTGATCGAGGCTACGAGATCTACGCCCTGCACACGTCCTACGGCCAGCGAACCGAGGACCGCGAACTCGAGTGTGCTCGCCGACTCGCCGACGAACTCGACGCGGCGGACTTCCTGCGGATCGAAACCGGCCACCTCGCGGCGATCGGGGCCTCGAGTCTGACCGACGACGACCTCGACGTTGCGGACGCCGACATGGACAGCGACGAGATCCCGACCTCCTACGTCCCCTTCCGGAACGCGAACCTGCTCGCGATGGCCGTCTCGTACGCGGAAGCCAACGACTGCGACGCCGTCTTCATCGGTGCCCACAGCGAGGACTTCTCGGGGTATCCGGACTGTCGACCCGCGTTCTTCGAGGCCTTCGAGCAGGTCGTCGACGTCGGTACGAAACCCGACACTGAGATCTCGATCGAAGCCCCGTTCGTCGAGTGGTCGAAAACCGACATCGCCGAACGCGGGGTCGACCTCGAGGTTCCCTACGAACACACGTGGAGCTGTTACCGCGAGAACGAACCCGCCTGTGGAACCTGTGATGCGTGTGCGTTCCGCCTACAGGCGTTCCAGAACATCGGCGTTCGGGACCCGATCGCCTACGCCGAGCGGCCGTCGTACGTGGACGACTAG
- a CDS encoding iron-containing alcohol dehydrogenase family protein, with translation MTVTHTNARDAAFRFEYEPATIRFGAGCVGGLGAELERHGFERALVVCGSTVGSTPDVIDPVTDGLGDRLAGVFAETTTKKRLGTAVDGLERLEDEDADVLVSLGGGSSLDVAKVISVLAASDREPAAIGDEFAETGTIRVPDEGLVPIVAVPTTLAGADLSQVAGATAAPESGLVDREVGGGISGPGLMPAAAVYDPELVATTPESVLTGSAMNGFDKGLEAIYAANATPVTDATATRGLGKLEAGLRAFGRGKRDIETFETILEGVVLVQYGISRPDETMLSIVHAFGHGLTRTYEVQQGAAHAVAVPHVLTYLFDQEGVDARQDVLADALGVAGAVDPAQAVVDRVADVRDALALPTRLRDVDGPDPDEFAAVAEAILADSFMANAPPGLETSVEDIERILEQAW, from the coding sequence ATGACAGTGACGCACACGAACGCTCGCGACGCGGCGTTTCGATTCGAGTACGAGCCGGCGACGATCCGGTTCGGTGCCGGCTGTGTCGGCGGTCTCGGGGCCGAACTCGAGCGCCACGGCTTCGAGCGTGCGCTGGTCGTCTGTGGCTCGACGGTCGGTTCCACGCCCGACGTGATCGACCCGGTCACGGACGGCCTCGGGGACCGACTCGCCGGTGTGTTCGCCGAGACGACGACGAAGAAACGCCTCGGGACGGCAGTCGATGGCCTCGAGCGACTCGAGGACGAGGACGCCGACGTGCTCGTGAGCCTCGGCGGCGGGAGCAGCCTCGACGTGGCGAAGGTAATCAGCGTCCTCGCGGCGAGCGACCGCGAACCCGCGGCGATCGGCGACGAGTTCGCGGAGACGGGCACGATTCGAGTCCCCGATGAGGGACTGGTGCCGATCGTCGCGGTTCCGACGACGCTCGCCGGTGCCGACCTCTCGCAGGTCGCGGGCGCCACCGCCGCGCCCGAGTCGGGACTGGTCGACAGAGAAGTGGGCGGCGGCATCTCGGGACCGGGACTGATGCCCGCCGCAGCCGTCTACGATCCCGAACTGGTGGCGACGACGCCCGAGTCGGTTCTGACAGGCTCAGCGATGAACGGCTTCGACAAGGGTCTCGAGGCGATCTACGCGGCCAACGCGACGCCGGTGACCGACGCCACGGCGACGCGCGGGCTCGGCAAACTCGAGGCCGGCCTCCGCGCGTTCGGTCGCGGTAAGCGCGACATCGAGACGTTCGAGACGATCCTCGAGGGCGTCGTGCTGGTCCAGTACGGCATCTCCCGGCCCGACGAGACGATGCTGTCGATCGTCCACGCCTTCGGCCACGGACTCACGCGCACGTACGAGGTCCAACAGGGTGCGGCACACGCCGTCGCCGTTCCACACGTCCTCACGTACCTGTTCGATCAGGAGGGAGTCGACGCGCGACAGGATGTGTTGGCCGACGCGCTGGGCGTCGCCGGTGCGGTCGATCCGGCACAGGCGGTCGTCGACAGGGTGGCCGACGTGCGCGACGCACTCGCGTTGCCGACACGACTTCGCGACGTCGATGGCCCCGACCCGGACGAGTTCGCCGCCGTCGCGGAGGCGATCCTCGCCGACTCGTTTATGGCGAACGCGCCGCCGGGGCTGGAGACTTCCGTTGAGGATATCGAACGTATTCTCGAGCAGGCCTGGTAA